Proteins encoded by one window of Cyanobium sp. NS01:
- a CDS encoding cell wall metabolism sensor histidine kinase WalK, translating into MLSEQGFLAVPAMQEALPQSTSIPSWQRWPGGVSLVQVVQTEPLHAGADPSGNNLPQAAGATSTEQRLGYVRVALSDRAALADLERLRRGLLLGGIVTALAALLAGRRMLRAAFLPMQEYLRALQRFTADASHELRHPLTALRTLLAGVPLELRPHPGLAWPELDRLSRRMGELLEDLLTLARLQQSCDGSDGRPRDWQRFDLLELLEDLIRCYAPQAAARAIQLRLSPAPEEHSVLVEGDSEELLRLFTNLVLNAIRHSPEGGRVSLDVTTTKRQVQVAVRDQGPGIPAAQREQVFDRFWSGADRGGHSGLGLAIGRAIARRHGGELRLGESRPGLCVLLVELTTAVDPPQTS; encoded by the coding sequence TTGCTCAGCGAACAGGGCTTCCTGGCCGTGCCGGCCATGCAAGAGGCACTGCCGCAGTCCACCTCCATCCCGAGCTGGCAGCGCTGGCCGGGTGGCGTCAGCCTCGTTCAGGTGGTCCAAACGGAGCCGCTGCACGCTGGGGCCGATCCCAGTGGGAACAACCTCCCCCAGGCGGCGGGCGCAACTTCGACGGAACAACGGCTTGGTTACGTGCGGGTGGCCCTCTCGGACCGTGCCGCTCTGGCCGATCTGGAACGGCTGCGCCGCGGTCTGCTGCTAGGTGGCATCGTCACCGCTCTGGCGGCTCTGTTGGCGGGCCGCCGCATGCTGCGGGCTGCCTTCCTCCCCATGCAGGAGTACCTGCGTGCCTTGCAGCGCTTCACCGCCGATGCCTCCCACGAGTTGCGCCATCCACTCACGGCCCTGCGCACCCTGCTGGCGGGGGTGCCGCTGGAACTGCGCCCACACCCCGGCCTGGCCTGGCCTGAGCTCGACCGCCTCAGCCGTCGGATGGGCGAGCTGCTGGAGGATCTGCTGACCCTGGCCCGGCTGCAGCAGAGCTGCGACGGCAGTGACGGGCGACCTCGGGACTGGCAGCGGTTCGATCTGCTGGAACTGCTGGAGGATCTCATCCGCTGCTACGCACCCCAGGCGGCCGCGCGCGCGATCCAGCTGCGGCTCAGTCCCGCGCCGGAAGAGCACAGCGTTCTGGTGGAGGGCGACAGCGAGGAACTGCTGCGCCTGTTCACCAACCTGGTGCTCAATGCCATTCGCCACAGCCCCGAGGGAGGCCGGGTGAGCCTCGACGTGACAACGACGAAACGGCAGGTGCAGGTGGCAGTACGCGATCAGGGGCCCGGCATCCCGGCGGCCCAGCGGGAGCAGGTGTTCGATCGCTTCTGGAGTGGCGCCGATCGCGGCGGCCACAGCGGGCTGGGACTGGCAATCGGCCGCGCCATCGCCCGCCGCCACGGCGGTGAGCTACGCCTCGGCGAGAGCCGGCCCGGCCTGTGTGTACTGCTGGTGGAGCTCACAACTGCCGTGGATCCGCCGCAAACCTCATGA
- a CDS encoding transcriptional regulator: MLGPLALQPGQTVALVRGHPLELTPKEALLLEQLLRARGASCRKSELLHACADGRRVVGEDALRAQMRNLRQKLTAAGCDPNLIETVYGHGCRLHASATD; this comes from the coding sequence GTGCTGGGTCCGCTGGCGCTCCAGCCCGGTCAGACCGTGGCGTTGGTGCGTGGGCATCCCCTGGAGCTCACCCCCAAGGAGGCCCTGCTGCTGGAGCAGCTGCTGCGCGCCCGCGGCGCCAGCTGCCGCAAGAGTGAGCTGCTGCACGCCTGCGCCGATGGCCGCCGCGTCGTCGGCGAGGACGCCCTACGCGCCCAGATGCGCAACCTGCGTCAGAAGCTCACTGCCGCTGGCTGTGATCCGAACCTGATCGAAACGGTGTATGGCCATGGCTGCCGGCTCCACGCAAGCGCTACCGACTGA
- a CDS encoding cation diffusion facilitator family transporter gives MGGQHGHGAEPHDHPHGPGDDHHHDHSHGQQPDGQAGRAFRWSIALNSGLTALQLVVGFGFGSLALIGDALHNLGDVVSLALGWGADRLSCRPARGRFTYGFGRSTQIVSLVNGLLIFAAGAVVVVEAIQRLFNPVPLIVGPVAWAAAAGIAINLLSARLFGHDHHHDLNQRAAVLHLLTDAAVSVAVLLSALVVGATSWLWLDAVTAIGVGAAVIWSALGLLREALALTLDAAPRHVDLMEVEQALASLPAVLEVEKLHVWGLSTSRTALTAHVVIDPDRLLREGLSRDQLLASAQRRLEAFGIRKSTLQLESAAQTDGAL, from the coding sequence ATGGGCGGCCAGCACGGGCACGGAGCAGAACCTCACGATCACCCCCATGGGCCTGGCGATGATCACCATCACGACCACAGCCATGGCCAGCAACCAGACGGTCAGGCCGGAAGGGCCTTCCGCTGGAGCATCGCCCTCAACAGCGGCCTCACTGCCCTGCAGCTGGTGGTGGGCTTTGGCTTCGGCTCGCTGGCGCTGATCGGCGATGCCCTCCACAACCTCGGCGATGTGGTCAGCCTGGCCCTGGGCTGGGGGGCGGATCGTCTCAGCTGCCGGCCGGCCCGCGGGCGCTTCACCTACGGATTCGGCCGCAGCACCCAGATCGTGTCGCTGGTGAACGGCCTGCTGATCTTCGCGGCCGGTGCGGTGGTGGTGGTGGAAGCGATCCAGCGTCTGTTCAACCCGGTGCCGCTGATCGTGGGCCCGGTGGCCTGGGCGGCGGCCGCCGGCATCGCCATCAACCTGCTCTCGGCCCGCCTGTTCGGCCACGACCACCACCACGACCTCAACCAGCGGGCGGCGGTGCTGCATCTGCTCACCGATGCCGCCGTCTCGGTGGCGGTGCTGCTGAGCGCCCTGGTGGTGGGGGCCACCAGCTGGCTGTGGCTCGATGCCGTCACGGCCATTGGCGTGGGGGCCGCGGTGATCTGGAGCGCCCTGGGCCTGTTGCGCGAGGCGCTCGCCCTCACCCTCGACGCCGCCCCGCGCCATGTCGATCTCATGGAGGTGGAGCAGGCTCTGGCGTCGCTGCCTGCAGTGCTTGAGGTGGAGAAACTGCATGTCTGGGGGCTGAGCACCTCCCGCACAGCCCTCACCGCGCATGTGGTGATTGATCCCGATCGCCTGCTGCGTGAGGGTCTCAGCCGGGATCAGCTCCTGGCCTCGGCCCAGCGACGGCTGGAAGCGTTTGGAATCCGCAAGAGCACGCTGCAACTGGAGAGCGCGGCTCAGACGGATGGAGCCCTCTGA
- a CDS encoding alpha/beta fold hydrolase, translated as MTDQGGSGPAWLLLPALSTISSRQEWQPFCDAIPDGPGEPSERPRLISLDWPGFGESDRPRLPYDAELLALFLADVRREVCPTDCGLIAAGHAAGIALLAAEHHGLEFREWVLVAPTWRGPLPTMAGRRSRAFPAIRSLVEAPLLGPLLYRLNTTTAMLGWMSRRHVDVAGHGLSPEGLAARQRIARQLGARFASSSFVTGGLDPYDAPQGWLEAAQDLKSPLTVAIADQAPPKSLAAMQALAAVADHTLHLPGRLGAHEECGRELAALLRRC; from the coding sequence ATGACGGACCAGGGGGGCAGCGGCCCGGCCTGGTTGCTGCTGCCGGCGCTGAGCACGATCTCCAGCCGTCAGGAATGGCAGCCCTTCTGCGATGCCATTCCTGACGGCCCGGGTGAGCCATCCGAGCGACCCCGGCTGATCAGCCTTGACTGGCCAGGGTTCGGGGAGAGTGATCGGCCTCGGCTGCCGTACGACGCCGAGCTCCTGGCCCTGTTCCTGGCTGATGTCCGACGCGAGGTCTGCCCGACCGACTGTGGTCTGATCGCCGCTGGCCATGCCGCCGGCATCGCCCTGCTCGCCGCTGAGCACCATGGCCTGGAGTTTCGCGAGTGGGTGTTGGTGGCCCCCACCTGGCGCGGGCCGCTGCCGACGATGGCCGGCCGCCGTAGCCGCGCTTTCCCGGCGATCCGTTCCCTGGTGGAGGCGCCGCTGCTCGGGCCCCTGCTCTACCGGCTCAACACCACCACAGCCATGCTCGGCTGGATGAGCCGCCGCCACGTGGATGTGGCCGGTCACGGCCTGAGCCCCGAGGGCCTTGCTGCGCGGCAGCGGATCGCCCGCCAGCTGGGGGCACGTTTCGCCAGCTCTTCCTTCGTGACCGGAGGCCTCGATCCCTACGACGCCCCCCAGGGCTGGCTTGAAGCAGCACAAGACCTGAAGAGTCCGCTGACGGTGGCGATCGCCGACCAGGCGCCGCCGAAATCCCTTGCAGCGATGCAGGCCCTGGCGGCGGTGGCCGATCACACCCTGCATCTCCCCGGCCGGCTTGGGGCCCATGAGGAATGCGGGCGGGAGCTGGCCGCCCTGCTCCGCCGATGCTGA